A part of Aspergillus oryzae RIB40 DNA, chromosome 7 genomic DNA contains:
- a CDS encoding SGNH/GDSL hydrolase family protein (predicted protein): MWLRRRVNFSVKLYKTAVGFCFRGGRYFRRTVRECLLLLPLFSTRLTFHAASTPLHHNFTVSLVNQVAQYRAYGHPVLKDIVEPSRALVAIWIGINDINDSAKYAVRFPTFYNELMDILFASVRVLHSLGYRSYLFMNLPPLDRTPSNQKTTSPSPNATQVAWFNKALAQHAGSFDKQYPDTNVLLFDANSVLNDMMDQPARHGITNTTSFCPGYDQPDIEWNYRAYGCPMPLDTYFWFNSGHLTSHVHKLLAKALESTLK; encoded by the coding sequence ATGTGGCTTAGAAGAAGGGTTAACTTCTCCGTTAAGCTGTACAAGACAGCTGTGGGATTTTGCTTTCGCGGGGGCAGATATTTCCGTAGAACAGTACGCGAATGTTTGCTATTGCTTCCATTGTTCTCAACACGGCTAACATTCCACGCTGCTAGCACCCCTCTGCACCATAACTTCACCGTCTCACTTGTCAACCAGGTCGCGCAATACAGAGCATACGGCCACCCTGTTCTCAAAGACATAGTGGAGCCTTCAAGGGCGCTGGTTGCCATTTGGATCGGCATCAACGATATCAATGACAGCGCCAAATACGCCGTCCGTTTTCCTACGTTCTACAATGAGCTTATGGATATTCTTTTCGCCTCTGTCCGAGTCCTTCATTCGTTAGGATATCGCTCGTACCTGTTTATGAACCTTCCACCATTAGACCGAACACCAAGCAACCAGAAGACGACCAGTCCAAGTCCCAATGCGACCCAGGTTGCGTGGTTTAACAAAGCACTAGCACAACATGCGGGAAGCTTCGACAAACAGTACCCTGATACCAACGTGCTACTTTTCGACGCCAATTCGGTCCTAAACGATATGATGGACCAGCCAGCGCGGCATGGAATTACGAACACGACTAGCTTCTGCCCTGGCTACGATCAACCAGATATAGAATGGAACTATCGAGCTTATGGCTGCCCAATGCCCCTGGACACATATTTTTGGTTTAACTCTGGGCACTTGACTAGCCATGTGCACAAGTTACTCGCCAAAGCTCTGGAAAGCACCTTGAAataa
- a CDS encoding uncharacterized protein (predicted protein), whose translation MPSLDSCSKPSSEEEAWQNRLLSNIHISDEHLNALLRLSAGSRDERGYIKIIVTIRCFVPQAFEDRHVSDELAQDIFNLAIDNTVKEKLRSIESIHGYGWNVDSSPTGDRHLVAYWYGQEEPELPEAIRYVPFVELRKLHYDPLHW comes from the exons ATGCCTTCACTGGACTCATGCTCAAAGCCCTCATCTGAAGAGGAGGCATGGCAAAACAGACTCCTCTCCAACATTCATATAAGCGATGAACACCTCAATGCCTTACTTAGATTATCAGCAGGATCGCGAGATGAAAGAGGATATATCAAAATCATAGTCACAATCCGGTGCTTTGTACCCCAAGCATTTGAAGACCGCCATGTCAGTGATGAGCTTGCCCAGGATATTTTCAACCTGGCAATAGATAACAcagtgaaagaaaagctaCGAAGCATTGAGTC CATCCATGGTTACGGCTGGAATGTTGATTCTTCGCCAACAGGCGACCGGCATTTGGTTGCCTACTGGTATGGACAAGAGGAACCTGAGCTACCAGAGGCAATACGATATGTCCCTTTTGTTGAACTTCGAAAACTACACTATGACCCTCTTCACTGGTAA
- a CDS encoding arginase family protein (arginase/agmatinase/formimionoglutamate hydrolase, arginase family), producing MPTNTITLIISPYHVGLRDHRVGNGPHRIQSQGLIPTLKEQGLQFRIHEIPSVDNFEGEIGRSFEILRRISVAVTEAVDNNTFPLILAGNCMSSAAVACGLKIHDLSFIYFDAHDDLDSPDVNENGYFDAMGLSMLRGESWKTLMGTVPNYKPFSYEDRFLYCGLRDQSDVQRQRVVEAGMKAVWGETARKVDFVGELRTQMEERSYGSALVHLDLDVLDESYGKVNDYPSPGGLTEEDLVACMDLVPRLSEPRSLTVCSFDPDVGDGDTIARIGIRAIRAFVGALLETGVLIRG from the coding sequence atgccaACCAACACCATAACCCTAATCATCTCACCTTACCACGTCGGCCTGCGGGATCACCGCGTAGGCAACGGCCCCCACCGCATCCAATCCCAGGGCTTAATCCCCACCCTCAAAGAACAGGGTCTCCAATTCCGCATCCACGAAATCCCCAGCGTGGACAACTTCGAAGGCGAGATCGGCCGAAGCTTCGAGATCCTCCGCCGGATTTCAGTCGCTGTCACAGAAGCCGTGGACAACAACACCTTCCCGTTAATTCTGGCGGGAAATTGCATGTCCAGCGCGGCGGTGGCTTGCGGCCTGAAGATCCACGATCTATCGTTTATTTACTTCGATGCTCATGATGACCTGGACTCACCGGATGTCAATGAAAATGGGTACTTTGATGCCATGGGTTTGTCCATGCTACGGGGTGAATCGTGGAAGACGTTAATGGGGACCGTGCCGAATTATAAGCCGTTTAGTTACGAGGACCGGTTTCTTTACTGTGGGTTGCGGGATCAGTCTGATGTGCAGCGGCAGAGGGTTGTTGAGGCCGGGATGAAGGCTGTTTGGGGGGAGACGGCGAGGAAGGTTGATTTTGTGGGTGAGTTGAGGACgcagatggaggagaggtcGTATGGGTCTGCTCTTGTGCATCTGGATCTGGATGTCTTGGATGAGTCTTATGGGAAGGTTAATGATTATCCGTCGCCGGGAGGTTTGACGGAGGAGGATTTGGTGGCTTGTATGGATCTGGTGCCGAGGCTGTCTGAGCCTAGGTCTTTGACGGTGTGTTCGTTTGATCCggatgttggggatggggataCGATTGCTAGGATTGGGATTCGGGCGATCAGAGCTTTCGTGGGGGCTTTGTTAGAGACGGGGGTTCTGATTAGGGGTTGA
- a CDS encoding HET domain-containing protein (predicted protein), producing MSSSSASECPLSPLRENRNYGGLYYRPISAFVENASICADCSILLQAVEVIKPGWVRENYKHGLVNVEREGADDDFDLVVPTMTLGIRPPKELRDPFSRELQHSFSFHLLRLSTSPVYRSFDFRAVRFVGQALSQSLEVSKDSGSSAAFNRARQWLSHCVQHDQACQPPDTEFMPRRLVNVGSWDGSREPFLFEPTTPVIYACLSYCWGIDIDRVMKTTTDNIHSHYQRLELAQLPAAIQDAIAVCRALKIPNLWVDSLCIIQDDKVAWLHDASTMHDVYHNSHLTIAVMEPNSCKLRFLGKQQFGDHSWQRLFCPTLPDLPEDTSTELLMRPGKFKPRSDTERSSLDKRGWCLQESLLPNRRLCYDGKEMIWECLCRQVCECGHVVEPQIPRNTSKDYGKLGTTLKTHLPEAEPPFDRMNGFRFRHCSPSMMPYFGWRDLATDYSHRSLSKRYDALRAISALAKMVQKRLPEKDGLSDEYVAGLWKGELHFDLSWEVKPVDAHDVPPSTGLEDDNETSYRIPSWSWASVGKPITYSFTDAFRIWKYEPEVIDRCQIKVIDCKREVPEDPTSAVIGGSLVLQGAFAPVKLVNENERKVAYVQSPGAQTLPISLDSPALVANGDDQYYCFKLFTLVGYNYDQFAMGPETRFLVLKRSTYKEGAFERIGTGVWDDNFGGKRPCPLFVDVEPVAVEMV from the coding sequence atgtcttcctcgtcagcTTCAGAGTGTCCGCTCTCTCCACTTCGAGAGAATAGAAACTACGGTGGGCTTTACTACCGTCCTATATCGGCCTTTGTTGAGAATGCGTCGATATGTGCCGATTGCAGTATACTGTTACAGGCCGTAGAAGTGATTAAACCAGGCTGGGTGAGAGAAAACTACAAGCATGGATTAGTGAATGTGGAGCGAGAAGGAGCAGACGACGACTTCGATCTGGTCGTGCCTACGATGACTCTGGGTATTCGGCCACCGAAGGAACTGAGGGATCCCTTCTCCAGAGAATTGCAGCATAgtttctccttccatcttctACGACTGTCGACTAGCCCTGTCTACAGATCCTTTGATTTTCGTGCCGTGCGCTTTGTGGGGCAAGCACTTTCTCAGTCTCTGGAGGTTAGCAAAGACTCAGGCTCCTCGGCTGCTTTTAATCGCGCCAGACAATGGCTCTCACATTGCGTGCAGCATGATCAAGCTTGCCAGCCCCCGGACACAGAATTTATGCCTCGGCGCCTGGTGAACGTAGGCTCGTGGGATGGATCCCGGGAACCTTTCTTGTTTGAGCCCACGACACCGGTAATTTATGCCTGTCTCAGCTACTGCTGGGGAATCGATATCGACCGGGTAATGAAAACGACAACCGATAACATTCATTCCCACTATCAGAGACTCGAGCTAGCACAATTGCCGGCGGCCATCCAAGATGCCATCGCCGTTTGTCGTGCTCTCAAGATCCCCAACCTCTGGGTTGACTCCCTGTGTATCATTCAGGATGATAAGGTTGCCTGGTTGCACGATGCGTCGACCATGCATGACGTGTACCACAATTCCCATCTAACAATTGCGGTCATGGAGCCAAATTCGTGTAAATTGAGGTTCCTAGGGAAACAGCAGTTCGGCGACCATAGCTGGCAGAGATTATTTTGCCCTACCCTACCAGATTTGCCAGAAGATACATCTACAGAGCTGTTGATGCGACCGGGTAAATTCAAGCCCCGATCCGATACTGAGCGATCCTCCCTGGATAAGCGAGGCTGGTGTCTGCAAGAATCACTTTTGCCCAACCGTCGGCTCTGTTACGACGGCAAGGAAATGATCTGGGAATGTCTATGTCGCCAGGTCTGCGAGTGTGGACATGTGGTCGAGCCACAGATTCCACGTAATACCAGTAAAGATTATGGCAAGCTTGGAACGACACTCAAAACCCACCTCCCAGAGGCAGAGCCTCCATTCGATAGAATGAACGGATTCCGCTTCAGGCATTGCTCGCCGTCCATGATGCCATATTTCGGATGGAGGGACCTTGCAACCGACTATTCCCATCGCTCGCTCAGCAAAAGATATGACGCGCTGCGGGCCATTTCGGCATTGGCCAAAATGGTTCAAAAACGGCTACCCGAGAAAGACGGATTGTCTGACGAGTATGTGGCTGGGTTATGGAAGGGCGAGCTCCATTTCGATTTGTCATGGGAAGTCAAGCCAGTCGATGCCCATGACGTGCCTCCATCTACTGGCCTTGAAGACGATAACGAGACCAGTTATCGTATCCCAAGCTGGTCATGGGCCTCTGTGGGGAAACCAATTACCTACTCTTTTACTGACGCTTTTCGAATCTGGAAATATGAGCCCGAAGTCATCGATAGATGTCAGATAAAGGTGATTGATTGCAAAAGAGAGGTGCCAGAAGATCCGACCAGTGCTGTTATCGGGGGTTCCCTTGTTCTACAGGGTGCTTTTGCCCCCGTAAAGCTTGTGAATGAGAACGAGAGAAAAGTTGCATATGTACAGTCTCCAGGCGCGCAGACCTTACCGATCTCTCTAGACTCGCCGGCCCTGGTCGCCAATGGAGACGATCAATATTACTGCTTCAAATTGTTCACACTTGTGGGTTATAATTACGATCAATTTGCGATGGGCCCAGAGACAAGATTTCTTGTTCTGAAGAGATCCACATATAAGGAGGGTGCTTTTGAAAGGATCGGCACTGGTGTTTGGGATGATAACTTTGGGGGGAAGAGGCCGTGTCCTTTGTTTGTAGATGTCGAACCTGTTGCAGTTGAGATGGTATAG
- a CDS encoding DNA-directed DNA polymerase alpha catalytic subunit POL1 (DNA polymerase alpha, catalytic subunit): protein MASARAKLAELRALRASGKKRISTYEVEEQDDIYEEVDDEGYKKIIRNRLDEDDFVVDDNGEGYADDGREDWTVDYHDSESDDGDLPANGKAAKRKREEDKQRKEKINNGISKYFNKGSGASAPKPKPVATAEDEAFMADLLGEVDTNVVSNHVPTQNVIKSETRRKVRVLSPPLSHRPRPQKKQTKDENSDPMSPIGQKPDLDLDNDDGPLPVADDDDVPMSDPMPSSPVSKAVERKTAITVKTEDPDEEDNDLMEIAEVTGQHEAKTTSVNMAGSRPPPKIKKEAYTTPANSSPVKAMPDVANASWNDVRNKLNVLSSPASETRTFGKLRAQDVVEDDGSLRMFWIDFTEVNGSLCLFGKVRNKQTGNYASAFVKVDNILRKLYFLPREYRHKHGRDTDEEVDMEDVYNEVDGMMSRLKVGMHKIKPCTRKYAFEMPGVPKETEYLKLLYPYDKPALPMETKGETFSHVFGTNTSLFEQFVLWKNIMGPCWLRFEGADFSAVNNASWCKFECQVSKPALISPVPDSENLEAPPLTLMSLAFRTQLNVKENKQEILIASARVYENVSLTDTTPPEKLPCKTFTVMRPVGSSYPMHFEAETKRQRGTYILERSEQFLLSKFLALFEKMDPDVLMGHQLQEVDLSILLNRLKEKKTPGWHRLGRLKRGDWPKNFNRGGGFFAERHLIAGRLMCDVANDMGKSLMMKCQSWSLTEMCNLYLGPGNVRQELDGEAALKTWATTKDGLMNFVNHCDTDTYFVAALVLRLQMLPLTKVLTNIAGNSWARTLSGTRAERNEYILLHEFHRNKYICPDKYSAKLQKAEVKLQDGDDDDATDKKKKDKYKGGLVFEPEKGLYDRFVLVMDFNSLYPSIIQEYNICFTTVERTATVRVFAEKSCGKQGILPRLIATLVGRRREVKKLMKDKRATPEQLALWDTKQLAFKLTANSMYGCLGYTQSRFYARPLAMLTTFKGREILRSTKELAESKQLRVIYGDTDSVMINTNMDTLSDALKVGEEFKKSVNERYRLLEIDIDNIFRRLLLHAKKKYAAINMTEMDGKYVDKLEVKGLDMKRREYCALSKEVSQRLLNEVLSGEDQEIVLNRVHDYLRDLAGKMREFAVPVQKYVIYTKLSKRPEEYPNKETMPPVQVALRELARGKSVRPNDVISYIVTSGDSETSSLAPAKRSYTLQDVMKPDSGLNPDIEFYLLKQIFPPIERLCAPIPGTDAVRLAECLGLDVRKYQINTSSGGNQQNTDIFPLESQIPDSVRFETAARLTLTCRSCKEKSVFEGLAASSHMCNANGLFCPNTACQKQFTVLTIIAQLESQIRAQTSKYYEGWLVCDDSACGNRTRQMSVYGHRCLGPRGHAEGCLGRMSYEYSEKQLYNQLLYFAGLWDVDKARVAAEKEASGEKKDSVVALASFNRARFETVKGVVDAYLKKCGRQWVEMDSLFRFMLP from the exons ATGGCATCTGCCCGAGCAAAGTTGGCGGAGTTGCGTGCTCTGCGCGCTTCAGGAAAGAAACGTATATCGACGtatgaagttgaagaacaGGACGATATCTACGAGGAGGTCGACGACGAAGGCTACAAGAAGATTATCCGCAACCGGCTTGACGAGGACGATTTCGTTGTGGACGATAATGGCGAAGGATATGCCGACGACGGTCGAGAGGACTGGACGGTAGACTACCATGACAGCGAGAGCGACGACGGCGATTTACctgccaatggcaaggcTGCTAAAAGGAAACGTGAGGAAGATAAgcagagaaaggagaaaatcaaTAATGGCATATCCAAGTATTTCAACAAGGGGAGCGGCGCATCTGCCCCGAAGCCGAAA CCGGTCGCTACTGCCGAAGATGAAGCATTCATGGCTGATCtccttggtgaagttgataCCAACGTTGTCTCGAATCATGTCCCAACACAAAATGTGATCAAGTCTGAAACTCGACGCAAAGTTCGGGtcctttcccctcctttgTCCCATAGACCACGTCcgcagaagaaacagacgAAAGATGAGAACAGCGACCCGATGTCGCCGATTGGCCAGAAGCCGGACCTGGACCTTGATAACGATGACGGGCCTCTCCCGGTggcagacgatgacgacgtTCCCATGAGCGACCCCATGCCGTCATCTCCCGTCAGCAAGGCCGTTGAAAGGAAAACGGCTATTACTGTAAAAACGGAGGAccccgacgaagaagacaatgattTGATGGAAATCGCAGAGGTCACCGGGCAACACGAGGCTAAGACGACAAGCGTCAACATGGCCGGAAGTCGGCCACCACCCAAGATCAAAAAAGAGGCCTATACCACCCCTGCGAACTCTTCTCCAGTGAAAGCGATGCCAGATGTTGCAAATGCTTCGTGGAATGATGTGAGGAACAAGCTGAATGTCCTCAGTAGCCCAGCATCGGAAACGCGGACGTTCGGAAAACTACGTGCGCAAGAtgttgtggaggatgatggaagCCTGCGTATGTTTTGGATAGACTTTACCGAAGTCAATGGCAGCCTCTGCTTATTCGGAAAGGTTAGAAATAAGCAGACTGGAAACTACGCGAGCGCATTCGTCAAGGTCGACAATATCCTACGAAAACTCTATTTCCTTCCACGAGAGTATAGACATAAGCATGGCCGGGACACGGACGAAGAAGTGGATATGGAAGACGTCTATAACGAAGTTGATGGTATGATGTCGAGACTCAAGGTTGGGATGCACAAGATCAAGCCATGCACAAGAAAGTATGCTTTTGAGATGCCCGGCGTTCCCAAGGAGACCGAATACTTGAAGTTGCTATACCCGTATGATAAGCCCGCTCTGCCCATGGAGACCAAGGGAGAGACCTTCTCTCATGTCTTCGGTACCAACACCTCCTTGTTCGAGCAGTTCGTTCTTTGGAAGAACATCATGGGACCCTGTTGGCTCAGGTTTGAAGGAGCAGACTTTTCTGCTGTTAACAACGCCTCATGGTGCAAGTTCGAATGCCAAGTCTCGAAACCAGCGCTTATTTCTCCAGTTCCAGACTCTGAGAACTTAGAGGCACCTCCTCTCACTTTGATGAGTCTTGCCTTCAGGACGCAATTGAAcgtgaaagaaaataaacaagagaTATTAATCGCAAGCGCCCGAGTGTACGAAAATGTTTCTCTTACGGACACAACACCCCCAGAGAAGCTTCCTTGCAAGACTTTCACGGTGATGCGACCTGTGGGTTCATCATACCCCATGCATTTCGAAGCTGAAACCAAGAGGCAACGAGGCACGTATATCTTGGAGAGGAGCGAGCAATTCTTACTCAGTAaattcttggcattgtttgAGAAAATGGATCCTGATGTTCTGATGGGACATCAGCTTCAAGAGGTTGACCTTAGCATCCTGCTCAACCGAttgaaggaaaaaaagactcCTGGGTGGCATCGATTGGGCCGGCTGAAGCGTGGAGATTGGCCCAAAAATTTTAACAGGGGCGGAGGTTTCTTCGCCGAGAGACATCTCATTGCGGGAAGATTGATGTGTGATGTGGCCAACGACATGGGCAAG TCCCTCATGATGAAATGCCAATCGTGGAGTCTGACAGAGATGTGCAATCTTTATCTTGGACCAGGTAATGTACGGCAGGAACTGGATGGCGAAGCAGCATTGAAAACTTGGGCTACCACCAAAGATGGCCTAATGAACTTCGTGAACCATTGCGACACTGATACCTATTTTGTTGCCGCATTGGTGCTGCGACTTCAAATGCTGCCTCTGACTAAAGTGCTTACCAATATTGCTGGTAATTCTTGGGCACGTACCCTTAGTGGTACACGAGCCGAGCGTAACGAGTACATTCTACTCCATGAGTTCCACCGGAATAAGTATATCTGTCCTGATAAGTACTCTGCCAAGCTACAGAAAGCAGAAGTAAAACTACAGGATggcgatgacgatgacgccacggacaagaaaaagaaagacaagtaCAAAGGTGGTCTCGTTTTCGAACCTGAGAAAGGCCTCTACGATCGGTTCGTTCTTGTGATGGACTTTAACAGTTTGTACCCGAGTATCATCCAAGAATACAACATCTGCTTCACAACAGTGGAGCGGACTGCAACCGTAAGGGTCTTTGCTGAAAAGTCTTGTGGTA AACAGGGAATCCTCCCACGGCTTATTGCTACACTTGTCGGCCGTCGACGAGAGGTGAAAAAGTTAATGAAAGACAAACGCGCAACACCTGAACAGCTTGCACTGTGGGATACGAAACAATTGGCCTTCAAGCTGACTGCTAACTCTATGTATGGATGTTTGGGTTACACTCAGAGTCGCTTCTATGCTCGTCCCCTGGCCATGCTTACCACGTTCAAAGGTCGTGAGATTTTAAGAAGCACAAAGGAACTGGCAGAATCGAAGCAGTTGAGGGTCATTTACGGTGATACCGACTCCGTCATGATCAACACCAATATGGATACGCTAAGCGACGCGCTGAAGGTCGGAGAGGAATTCAAGAAATCTGTGAATGAAAGATACCGGCTTTTAGAAATCgatattgacaatatctTCCGTCGGCTGCTATTGCATGCCAAAAAGAAATACGCCGCTATAAACATGACGGAGATGGATGGCAAATATGTGGACAAGTTGGAAGTCAAGGGTTTGGACATGAAGAGGCGTGAATACTGCGCCCTGTCAAAGGAGGTGTCTCAGAGGCTCTTGAATGAGGTTCTCTCCGGCGAAGACCAAGAGATCGTCCTCAATCGGGTCCATGACTATCTACGTGACTTGGCCGGGAAGATGCGAGAATTCGCCGTTCCCGTCCAGAAATATGTCATTTACACT AAACTCTCTAAACGACCGGAAGAATATCCTAACAAGGAGACGATGCCGCCTGTTCAGGTTGCCCTCCGGGAGCTTGCCCGCGGCAAGTCAGTCCGGCCAAACGATGTTATCTCGTACATTGTGACAAGTGGTGATTCTGAAACATCCTCCCTTGCGCCAGCAAAGCGCTCGTACACACTTCAGGATGTGATGAAACCCGATTCAGGGCTCAACCCTGATATTGAATTCTACCTCTTGAAGCAGATTTTCCCTCCTATTGAGCGTCTGTGTGCTCCAATTCCCGGAACTGATGCGGTTCGACTGGCCGAGTGCCTGGGTCTGGACGTCCGCAAGTATCAAATCAATACTTCTAGCGGTGGAAACCAGCAGAACACGGACATCTTCCCGCTGGAGTCACAAATTCCGGATTCTGTTCGCTTTGAAACTGCCGCAAGACTAACGCTGACATGTCGGTCCTGTAAAGAGAAATCAGTTTTCGAAGGGCTTGCAGCATCATCCCACATGTGCAACGCCAATGGCCTTTTCTGTCCGAATACTGCTTGCCAAAAACAGTTTACTGTTTTGACAATCATCGCACAGCTGGAAAGCCAAATCCGGGCCCAAACTTCCAAGTACTACGAGGGCTGGCTTGTCTGTGATGACTCCGCGTGCGGTAACCGAACGCGGCAGATGAGTGTTTACGGGCATAGATGCCTGGGTCCCCGGGGCCACGCTGAAGGCTGTCTTGGTCGGATGTCCTACGAATACTCAGAGAAGCAACTTTACAACCAGTTGCTGTACTTTGCTGGACTCTGGGATGTGGATAAGGCGCGGGTCGCCgcagagaaggaagccagtggggagaagaaagacagtgtCGTTGCTCTTGCTTCGTTTAACCGCGCACGGTTTGAGACGGTTAAAGGCGTGGTGGACGCGTATCTAAAGAAGTGCGGGCGGCAATGGGTTGAAATGGACAGTCTGTTCCGGTTCATGCTACCGTAG
- a CDS encoding putative thiamine biosynthesis protein (Thi-4) (phosphomethylpyrimidine kinase) — MVSTSGSKLLPEAAVEKLRTKLLPLTTVLTPNIPEAKLLLKDAGLDVPEPEGLPDVLQLVKQVKALGPKAVLLKGGHLPLTKDHKTARNQDEATTVIDVLYDGQDITLFETDFLLSRNTHGTGCSLASSIAANIALGKDLKRAVHSAVRFVEAGIKTSFDIGKGSGPINHFHSVYTLPFAPGTLPVEKFKEYLVQDYLYLVDQCTLHLSNGLCLTMSNSLEAMRSQPTRLRIWNPLLHRRRSSYTSSAKQRCT, encoded by the exons ATGGTCTCGACTAGTGGCTCTAAACTACTACCTGAAGCGGCTGTAGAAAAATTGCGGACGAAGCTTCTGCCATTGACAACCGTTCTCACCCCCAATATCCCCGAAGCGAAGCTGCTACTGAAAGACGCCGGTCTAGATGTACCGGAGCCAGAGGGTCTCCCGGACGTTCTTCAGTTAGTCAAGCAAGTCAAAGCCCTAGGCCCCAAAGCTGTTCTTCTTAAAGGCGGGCATTTACCTCTCACCAAGGATCACAAAACGGCGCGGAACCAGGACGAGGCTACCACAGTTATAGACGTGCTTTACGATGGACAAGATATCACACTTTTCGAGACAGACTTCTTATTATCTAGGAACACCCACGGCACCGGATGTTCTCTTGCGTCTTCGATCGCAGCCAATATTGCCTTAGGCAAAGATTTGAAGCGAGCAGTGCATAGTGCTGTTCGGTTCGTCGAGGCGGGAATTAAGACCAGCTTTGATATTGGAAAGGGAAGTGGTCCAATCAACCATTTCCACTCGGTGTATACACTACCTTTTGCGCC TGGCACACTTCCCGTGGAGAAATTCAAGGAGTACCTAGTGCAGGATTACCTCTACCTGGTGGACCAATGCACCCTTCATTTGTCCAATGGACTTTGTCTAACAAT GTCCAATTCGCTCGAAGCAATGCGCTCGCAGCCTACAAGGCTAAGAATATGGAATCCATTGCTGCA TCGGCGCAGATCGTCCTACACATCCAGCGCGAAACAGCGTTGCACTTAG
- a CDS encoding uncharacterized protein (putative transcription activator), translating to MTACTAYSRYILDVGQSEDWLALQMALAPCLIGYGAIAQRLYTDKDTLRQGNRYWKWIENYVAEDYSEAVRLGSELLERHMREVSPSRMEELIQIFIRATELEIRFWDMGLGAR from the exons ATGACAGCTTGTACTGCATACAGTAGATACATCCTCGATGTTGGTCAATCTGAGGATTGGCTCGCATTGCAAATGGCTCTTGCGCCTTGTTTAATTGGTTACGGAGCCATTGCCCAGAGACTGTACACGGACAAGGACACTCTTCGGCAGGGCAACCGTTACTGGAAGTGGATAGAAAACTACGTTGCGGAAGACTACTCGGAGGCAGTTCGACTGGGATCTG AACTTCTTGAGAGACACATGCGCGAGGTTTCTCCGAGCCGAATGGAAGAGCTGATTCAGATCTTTATTCGGGCAACGGAGTTAGAGATCAGATTCTGGGACATGGGGTTGGGAGCTCgatag